From the Dama dama isolate Ldn47 chromosome 24, ASM3311817v1, whole genome shotgun sequence genome, one window contains:
- the LOC133046190 gene encoding olfactory receptor 4C3D-like has product MDLLMLQNNVTEFVLLGLTQNPHLQKVLFIVFLLIFLFTMVTNLLIAITISLSPTLSAPMYFFLTYLAFIDAFYTSATTPKMTIDLLYQRRTISWHGCLVQLFLVHFLGGSEIIVLIVMAYDRYVAICKPLYYTIIMRQPVCQLLVVVALTGGILHATVQILFTVDLTFCGHNVMDHFMCDFFSLLEIACSHTHTLGMVVAANSGAMCLLIFFLLLISYIVILSSLKSHGSEGRRKALSTCGSHFTVVVLYFVPCIFSYMRPVTTYPGDKLVSVFFIILTPMLNPIIYTVRNTEVKHAMWSLLKRRVA; this is encoded by the coding sequence ATGGATCTTCTTATGCTTCAAAACAATGTGACTGAATTTGTTCTCTTGGGACTCACACAGAATCCACACTTGCAGAAAGTACTCTTCATTGTCTTTCTGCTCATTTTCCTGTTTACCATGGTGACCAATCTGCTCATTgccatcaccatctccctcagTCCCACACTTTCTGCTCCAATGTACTTTTTTCTCACTTACTTGGCCTTCATAGATGCCTTTTACACATCTGCCACAACTCCTAAAATGACCATTGATCTGCTGTACCAAAGGAGAACCATCTCTTGGCATGGATGCCTTGTTCAACTCTTTTTGGTACACTTCCTGGGAGGATCAGAGATCATAGTCCTCATcgtcatggcctatgaccgctatgtggccatctgcaagcctctgTACTACACGATCATCATGCGACAGCCAGTCTGCCAGCTTCTGGTGGTTGTGGCCTTGACTGGGGGGATCCTGCATGCTACTGTGCAGATTCTTTTCACAGTAGACTTGACCTTCTGTGGTCACAACGTCATGGACCACTTCATGTGCGATTTCTTCTCACTCTTGGAAATTGCctgcagtcacacacacacacttggaatGGTGGTGGCAGCCAACAGTGGGGCCATGTGcttgctcatttttttcttgctcctcatctccTACATAGTCATCCTGAGCTCCCTGAAATCCCATGGCTCTGAAGGACGGCGTAAGGCCCTCTCTACATGTGGCTCCCACTTTACAGTAGTGGTGCTCTATTTTGTCCCTTGTATATTTAGTTACATGCGTCCCGTGACCACTTACCCTGGGGACAAGTTGGTGAGTGTGTTCTTTATAATCCTCACTCCCATGTTAAATCCTATCATTTACACAGTGAGAAACACAGAGGTGAAACATGCCATGTGGAGTTTGTTGAAGAGGAGAGTAGCTTAG